A stretch of DNA from Thermococcus sp. Bubb.Bath:
AATTGGGAGGTGTAGTTATGGCGAGGAACAAACCGCTTGCGAAGAAGCTCAGGCTTGCCAAGGCCGCCAAACAGAACAGGCGCATTCCCGTATGGGTCATCGTCAAAACCAACAGGAAGGTCATGACCCATCCAAAGAGGAGAATGTGGAGA
This window harbors:
- a CDS encoding 50S ribosomal protein L39e, which encodes MARNKPLAKKLRLAKAAKQNRRIPVWVIVKTNRKVMTHPKRRMWRRTKLKE